From Pusillibacter faecalis, one genomic window encodes:
- a CDS encoding CaiB/BaiF CoA transferase family protein gives MMRPLEGIRVLDLTQAYSGPFCTMNLADHGAEVIKIETPCAGDQTRGWGPMENGFSGYYAYVNRNKKGMTLNLKTEEGKQIFTELLKTADVVCENYKVGVLERLGFPYEKMKEINPRIIYGSISGFGLTGDLAARPAYDIVAQAMSGMMSVTGFQDGPPCKIGPSVGDNYSGAYLCMGILMALYEREKTGVGRRVDVAMMDTLFSVMENFVVEYTIAGKTPHRAGNQDPSIAPFDSFHAKDGDFVMGCGTDKMYADLCGAMGRPELITDPRYVTNVDRCDNYLPDLKSEIEAWTTTKTVDELEEIISGLKIPFGRIQTIPEAAEHPQTKERNMLWTVYQPGMNEEIRIPGTPIKIHGEPDECQKPAPQLGEDNEAILLSLGMTKEQVAALKEKGVL, from the coding sequence ATGATGAGACCCCTGGAAGGCATTCGCGTCTTGGACCTGACTCAGGCTTACAGTGGCCCGTTCTGCACCATGAACCTGGCTGACCACGGCGCCGAAGTCATCAAAATTGAGACTCCGTGCGCAGGCGATCAGACCCGCGGCTGGGGCCCCATGGAAAACGGCTTCAGCGGCTACTACGCCTATGTCAACCGCAACAAGAAGGGCATGACCCTGAACCTCAAGACCGAGGAGGGCAAGCAGATCTTTACCGAGCTGCTCAAGACCGCCGATGTGGTCTGCGAGAACTACAAGGTTGGCGTGTTGGAGCGTCTGGGTTTCCCCTATGAGAAGATGAAGGAGATCAACCCCCGCATCATCTACGGTTCCATCAGTGGCTTTGGTCTGACCGGCGATCTGGCCGCCCGGCCCGCCTACGATATTGTAGCCCAGGCTATGAGCGGCATGATGAGCGTCACTGGCTTCCAGGATGGCCCTCCGTGCAAGATCGGTCCCTCTGTCGGTGACAACTACTCCGGTGCCTACCTCTGCATGGGCATCCTGATGGCCCTGTATGAGCGGGAAAAGACCGGTGTGGGCCGCCGGGTAGACGTTGCCATGATGGACACCCTCTTCTCTGTTATGGAGAACTTCGTGGTGGAGTACACCATTGCTGGCAAGACTCCTCACCGGGCCGGCAACCAGGACCCCTCCATTGCTCCCTTTGACTCCTTCCACGCCAAGGACGGCGATTTTGTCATGGGCTGCGGCACCGACAAGATGTATGCGGACCTCTGCGGCGCTATGGGCCGTCCCGAGCTGATCACCGATCCCCGGTACGTCACCAACGTGGATCGCTGCGACAACTATTTGCCTGATCTGAAGTCTGAGATTGAGGCCTGGACCACCACCAAGACGGTGGATGAGCTGGAGGAGATCATCTCCGGCCTGAAGATTCCCTTTGGCCGGATTCAGACGATTCCCGAGGCCGCTGAGCATCCCCAGACCAAGGAGCGCAACATGCTCTGGACCGTCTATCAGCCCGGCATGAACGAAGAGATCCGAATTCCCGGCACCCCCATCAAGATTCATGGCGAGCCTGACGAGTGCCAGAAGCCCGCGCCCCAGCTGGGCGAGGACAACGAGGCCATTCTCCTCAGCCTAGGCATGACCAAGGAGCAGGTGGCTGCCCTGAAAGAAAAGGGCGTTCTCTAA
- a CDS encoding P1 family peptidase, producing the protein MKQARKFVTSLLAVLLLFSTLTVGFAAEEQAVAVDFEDIPGIIVGNWTDTKNGTGCTAIIVDDPAGGVAGVDVRGGSPATRETDLLDPTKEVQIANAICLSGGSAFGLDAAGGVQQYLEEKGYGVDVGATVVPIVPSACLFDLGYINHKVRPGKAEGYAAAKAAFDGVEWKDGNTGAGTGATVGKGTAGASSMKGGLGSFAFKMGDLYVGAIVAVNAVGNIVDPDTGKVIAGSYDKENNMFIDKEASMMNDPEANESLNPATNTTIGCIVTNAKLNQAQVNKLAQAAHDGYARAIYPTHCPSDGDTIFAVAYGNVTTQAQTWDQVTPDLNLISVLAVNAMERAIVSAGANAETLPGAPNVVGAASLDTPPAQPVSTNRAVIDEITIDPAKHVKNAAVSSGTTYTVKAGDSLSKIAEQFGTTYEALAQLNQIKDPNLIYVGQQLRLPV; encoded by the coding sequence CGGTTGCCGTTGATTTCGAGGATATCCCCGGTATTATCGTCGGCAACTGGACAGACACGAAAAATGGTACCGGCTGTACGGCAATTATTGTGGATGATCCCGCCGGCGGTGTTGCTGGCGTTGATGTCCGCGGAGGATCTCCCGCAACCCGGGAAACGGACCTGTTGGACCCTACAAAAGAGGTGCAGATTGCCAATGCCATTTGCCTTTCCGGAGGAAGCGCATTCGGCTTGGATGCTGCCGGCGGTGTGCAGCAGTATCTGGAGGAAAAGGGATATGGCGTAGATGTAGGCGCCACAGTGGTGCCGATTGTTCCCTCCGCATGCCTGTTTGATCTGGGCTATATCAATCACAAGGTCCGTCCAGGCAAGGCTGAGGGATATGCAGCTGCCAAGGCCGCCTTTGACGGCGTGGAGTGGAAAGACGGCAATACCGGCGCGGGCACTGGTGCCACGGTGGGCAAGGGTACTGCGGGAGCCTCTTCTATGAAGGGCGGTTTGGGTTCCTTTGCATTTAAGATGGGAGACCTGTATGTGGGCGCGATTGTGGCGGTAAACGCGGTTGGCAATATTGTTGATCCTGATACCGGCAAAGTGATTGCGGGCTCTTACGACAAGGAAAACAACATGTTCATTGACAAGGAAGCCTCCATGATGAATGACCCAGAAGCCAACGAGTCGCTGAATCCAGCCACCAATACCACCATCGGCTGTATTGTCACCAATGCAAAACTGAACCAGGCACAGGTGAATAAGCTGGCTCAGGCCGCTCATGACGGGTATGCCCGCGCCATCTATCCCACCCATTGCCCCTCTGACGGCGACACCATTTTTGCGGTGGCATATGGGAATGTCACCACACAGGCACAGACATGGGACCAGGTTACTCCGGATCTGAATTTGATCAGTGTTTTGGCAGTCAATGCCATGGAGCGGGCCATTGTCAGCGCTGGCGCCAACGCCGAGACGCTGCCTGGCGCTCCCAATGTTGTTGGCGCTGCCTCCCTGGATACGCCGCCCGCTCAGCCTGTTTCCACAAACCGTGCGGTCATTGATGAGATTACCATTGACCCTGCTAAACATGTAAAAAATGCTGCGGTTTCCTCCGGTACTACATATACTGTAAAGGCGGGAGACTCTCTTTCCAAGATTGCGGAACAATTTGGCACAACCTATGAAGCTCTGGCACAGCTGAACCAGATCAAAGACCCCAATCTGATCTACGTGGGGCAGCAACTTCGGCTGCCGGTCTGA